One genomic window of Mycteria americana isolate JAX WOST 10 ecotype Jacksonville Zoo and Gardens chromosome Z, USCA_MyAme_1.0, whole genome shotgun sequence includes the following:
- the RIC1 gene encoding guanine nucleotide exchange factor subunit RIC1 isoform X3: MYFLSGWPKRLLCPLESLEQPLHIQTDPQRAFFAVLSPSQLSIWYCRPSVLIVSYKELSKAASQFGPYKQAEWRPDSTMIAVSTANGYILFFEIPSARDKYLYEPMYPKGSPHLKGTPHYKEEQCAPSLHLEMKKVLDLQASITSLQSMLEDLLVATADGFLHLVHWDGMTNGRKAINLCTVPFSVDLQSSRAGSFLGFEDVYIRDMEYCATLDGFAVVFNDGRVGFIAPMSSRFTAELHGVWAQDVIDGTCVAVNNKYRLMAFGCANGSVQVYTIDTTTGAMQFSHKLELTPKQYPDIWNKTGPVKLIKWSPDSCVVMVTWECGGLSLWSVFGAQLICTLGGDFAYQSDGAKKDPLKISSMTWGSEGYHLWVIDGNSSSNMKFERDANNEARQFGILQFHFIKSALTVNPCMSNQEQVLLQGEDRLYLNCGDATQAQSPRNTSAHSEHKPTRERGPFSDGSLDSQGLSTLLGHRHWHVVQIHSTYLESNWPMRFSAIDKLGQNVAVVGKFGFAHYSLLTKKWKLFGNITQEQNMMVTGGLAWWNDFIVLACYNLNDHQEELRIYLRTSNLDNAFAHITKVQADTLLLSVFRDIVILFRADCSICLYSIERRSEGLNPTASIQVLQEVSMSRYIPHPFLVVSVTLTSVRTETGITLKMPQQACEAESIMLNLAGQLIMLQRDRSGPQIRDKDSNPNQRKHLPFCAPVVLAQSVENVWTTCRINKQKRHLLEALWLSCGGAGMKVWLPLFPRDHRKPHSFLSRRIMLPFHINIYPLAVLFEDALVLGAVNDTVLYDCLYTQTSAREHLEVLFPFSIVERTSQIYLHHILRQLLVRNLGEQALLLAHSCATLPYFPHVLELMLHEVLEEEATSREPIPDPLLPTVAKFITEFPLFLQTVVHCARKTEYALWNYLFAAVGNPKDLFEECLMAQDLDTAASYLIILQNMEVPAVSRQHATLLFNTALEQGKWDLCRHMIRFLKAIGSGETDTPPATPTTQEPSSSSGFEFFRHRSISLSQSAENLHSKFNLTKTLSMPSGPSGKRWSKDSDCAENMYIDMMLWRHARRLLEEIKLKDLGCFAAQLGFELIGWLCKERARAARVEDFVFALKKLHKDFLWPFPVIPASSINSPFKNGKYKTAMGEQLLKSQSADTFVNMEMDTGVSNTPRSRSWLGTISSSQREIDTVSSHGPHMQDAFLSPLLSKVFLIGDECSIGSATDLTETSSMVDGDWTMVDENFSSLSLTQSELEHISLELASKGPHKSQVQLRYLLHIFMEAGCLDWCVIIGLILRESSVINQVFSIMQSSDIDGEICQNIKTGLYAVDKWASTDCPGYKPFLNIIKPQIQKLSEIAEEQVQPEAFQPVNPSKVTEQANPRAEESRTSSSHGTNPQSDAGNSNASRHEEDKSKTEDEDSFQEGSYDCIVS, encoded by the exons aGGAAGCCCACATCTGAAGGGAACCCCACATTATAAGGAAGAACAATGTGCTCCTTCATTACATCTAGAAATGAAGAAAGTGCTGGACTTGCAAGCTTCTATCACAAG TTTGCAGTCCATGTTAGAGGATCTACTTGTTGCTACTGCTGATGGATTTCTCCATCTCGTTCATTGGGATGGTATGACCAATGGAAGGAAGGCCATCAACCTATGTACAGTTCCATTTTCTGTGGACCTGCAGTCTTCTCGAg CAGGTTCATTTTTGGGCTTTGAAGATGTTTACATCAGAGATATGGAATACTGTGCCACGCTtgatggttttgctgttgtttttaatgatGGCAGAGTTGGTTTCATTGCACCAATGTCAAGTAGATTCACTGCTGAG CTCCATGGTGTTTGGGCACAAGATGTGATTGATGGAACTTGTGTGGCAGTAAATAACAAGTACAGGCTAATGGCATTTGGATGTGCCAA TGGCTCTGTGCAGGTTTATACGATAGATACCACCACTGGCGCCATGCAATTCTCTCATAAATTGGAGCTGACACCAAAACAATATCCTG atatttGGAATAAAACAGGACCTGTTAAACTAATCAAATGGTCACCTGATAGCTGTGTTGTGATGGTGACCTGGGAATGTGGAGGCTTGTCCTTATGGAGTGTGTTTGGTGCTCAGCTTATCTGTACTTTAGGAGGTGATTTTGC gtATCAGTCTGATGGTGCTAAAAAGGACCCTCTAAAGATCAGTTCTATG ACCTGGGGATCAGAAGGGTATCATCTGTGGGTTATTGACGGGAATTCTTCTTCAAACATGAAGTTTGAAAGAGATGCAAATAATGAAGCTCGCCAATTTGGTATTCTGCAGTTTCATTTCATCAAGAGTGCACTCACTGTTAATCCTTGTATG agTAACCAGGAACAAGTCCTCCTTCAAGGAGAAGATCGCTTGTATTTGAACTGTGGAGATGCAACGCAGGCTCAGAGTCCCAGAAATACTTCAGCACACTCTGAACATAAGCCTACCAGGGAAAGAGGCCCATTTTCAGATGGCAGTTTAGATTCTCAGGGTTTAAGCACTTTACTAGGACACAGACATTGGCATGTTGTACAG aTTCATAGTACGTATCTAGAGAGCAACTGGCCTATGAGG TTTTCAGCTATTGACAAGCTTGGACAGAATGTAGCTGTTGTTGGCAAGTTTGGTTTTGCACATTATTCTCTACTCACCAAAAAATGGAAGCTGTTTGGAAACATTACCCAG gagcaAAATATGATGGTAACAGGTGGCTTAGCGTGGTGGAATGACTTCATTGTTCTTGCATGTTATAATTTAAATGATCATCAGGAAGAG CTGAGAATCTACCTGCGAACGTCTAATCTTGACAATGCATTTGCACACATCACCAAAGTGCAAGCAGACACGTTACTACTGAGTGTCTTCCGGGACATTGTAATATTGTTCAGGGCAGATTGTTCCATTTGCCTTTACAGTATTGAGAGAAGGTCTGAAGG TCTTAACCCTACTGCCAGTATCCAGGTTCTTCAAGAAGTGTCCATGTCTCGGTACATTCCTCATCCTTTTCTTGTAGTGTCTGTTACATTGACATCGGTGAGGACAGAGACTGGCATCACCTTGAAGATGCCTCAGCAG GCTTGTGAGGCTGAAAGTATTATGCTAAACTTAGCAGGACAACTCATCATGTTGCAAAGGGATAGATCTGGACCCCAGATACGAGATAAGGATAGTAATCCTAATCAAAGGAAGCAT ctgcctTTTTGTGCTCCAGTTGTCCTAGCCCAGTCTGTTGAAAATGTATGGACTACTTGCAGGATCAACAAACAGAAACGCCACTTATTGGAGGCTCTGTGGCTCAGCTGTGGTGGGGCAGGTATGAAAGTCTGGCTTCCCCTGTTTCCCAGAGATCATCGAAAACCACATTCCTTTCTGTCAAGACGGATCATGCTGCCTTTCCACATCAACATATACCCATTGGCTGTTTTGTTTGAAGATGCCTTGGTTCTTGGTGCTGTTAATGACACTGTGCTCTATGACTGTTTATACACTCAAACCAGTGCTAGAGAACACTTAGAggttctctttcctttctccattgTTGAGAGAACCTCTCAGATCTACCTCCATCACATTTTACGCCAGCTCTTGGTTAGGAACCTCGGTGAACAAGCCTTGCTTTTGGCCCACTCCTGTGCCACATTACCATACTTTCCTCACGTACTAGAACTGATGCTTCATGAAGTGCTGGAAGAAGAAGCTACCTCGCGGGAACCCATTCCCGACCCTCTGCTTCCCACTGTGGCGAAGTTCATTACAGAGTTCCCCCTCTTCCTGCAGACAGTTGTTCATTGTGCTAGGAAGACAGAATATGCCCTGTGGAATTacctttttgctgctgttggaaaCCCGAAGGACTTATTTGAAGAGTGCTTAATGGCCCAGGACTTGGACACAGCTGCCTCTTATCTTATTATCCTACAG AACATGGAAGTTCCAGCAGTTAGCAGACAACATGCTACTCTCCTATTTAATACTGCCTTAGAGCAGGGAAAGTGGGATCTTTGTCGTCATATGATCAGATTTCTTAAAGCCATTGGCTCTGGAGAGACAGACACACCTCCGGCTACACCAACAACTCAg gaACCTAGTTCAAGTAGTGGCTTTGAGTTCTTCAGACATCGCAGCATTAGTTTATCCCAATCAGCAGAGAATCTCCATAGCAAATTTAACTTGACAAAAACACTGAGTATGCCCTCTGGCCCATCTGGAAAAAG GTGGAGTAAAGACAGTGACTGTGCCGAGAACATGTACATTGACATGATGCTCTGGCGGCATGCTCGGCGTCTGCTAGAAGAAATCAAGCTGAAAGACCTTGGCTGCTTTGCTGCACAGTTAGGCTTTGAGCTGATTGGCTGGCTGTGCAAGGAGCGAGCCAGAGCTGCCCGCGTGGAggattttgtgtttgctttgaaaaagctACACAAGGATTTCCTCTGGCCATTTCCAGTCATACCGGCTTCGTCCATTAATTCACCTTTCAAGAATGGAAAGTACAAGACAG CCATGGGGGAGCAGTTGCTAAAATCTCAGTCTGCAGACACCTTTGTAAACATGGAAATGGACACAGGGGTTTCAAACACACCTCGGAGTCGCAGCTGGCTTGGCACTATCAGCTCTTCTCAGAGAGAGATTGACACAGTTTCATCCCATGGACCACACATGCAAGATGcattcctttctcctttgctaAGTAAAG TGTTTTTGATAGGTGACGAATGCAGCATTGGTTCAGCAACAGACCTGACTGAAACAAGTTCTATGGTGGATGGTGACTGGACCATGGTGGATGAAAACTTCTCCAGTCTAAGTTTAACTCAGTCAGAGCTTGAACATATCTCTCTAGAACTGGCTAGTAAAGGGCCGCACAAGTCACAGGTCCAGCTGCG GTACTTGCTACATATCTTCATGGAAGCAGGATGTCTGGATTGGTGTGTTATCATAGGCCTTATCCTCAGAGAATCTTCAGTAATCAACCAGGTTTTCAGTATAATGCAATCCTCTGATATTGATGGAGAAATCTGTCAGAATATCAAGACTGGCCTATATGCTGTTGACAAATGGGCTTCTACAGATTG CCCTGGGTACAAGCCATTTCTAAATATCATCAAACCACAGATCCAAAAACTAAGTGAAATAGCAGAAGAGCAAGTACAGCCTGAAGCTTTTCAGCCAGTGAATCCTTCTAAGGTTACTGAACAAGCAAACCCCAGAGCTGAGGAGAGCAGGACTTCATCTAGCCATGGCACTAATCCTCAGAGTGATGCTGGGAATAGCAACGCCAGCAGGCACGAAGAGGACAAATCAAAGACAGAGGATGAGGATTCATTCCAAGAAGGCAGTTATGACTGTATTGTGTCTTAA
- the RIC1 gene encoding guanine nucleotide exchange factor subunit RIC1 isoform X2: MYFLSGWPKRLLCPLESLEQPLHIQTDPQRAFFAVLSPSQLSIWYCRPSVLIVSYKELSKAASQFGPYKQAEWRPDSTMIAVSTANGYILFFEIPSARDKYLYEPMYPKGSPHLKGTPHYKEEQCAPSLHLEMKKVLDLQASITSLQSMLEDLLVATADGFLHLVHWDGMTNGRKAINLCTVPFSVDLQSSRGSFLGFEDVYIRDMEYCATLDGFAVVFNDGRVGFIAPMSSRFTAEQLHGVWAQDVIDGTCVAVNNKYRLMAFGCANGSVQVYTIDTTTGAMQFSHKLELTPKQYPDIWNKTGPVKLIKWSPDSCVVMVTWECGGLSLWSVFGAQLICTLGGDFAYQSDGAKKDPLKISSMTWGSEGYHLWVIDGNSSSNMKFERDANNEARQFGILQFHFIKSALTVNPCMSNQEQVLLQGEDRLYLNCGDATQAQSPRNTSAHSEHKPTRERGPFSDGSLDSQGLSTLLGHRHWHVVQIHSTYLESNWPMRFSAIDKLGQNVAVVGKFGFAHYSLLTKKWKLFGNITQEQNMMVTGGLAWWNDFIVLACYNLNDHQEELRIYLRTSNLDNAFAHITKVQADTLLLSVFRDIVILFRADCSICLYSIERRSEGLNPTASIQVLQEVSMSRYIPHPFLVVSVTLTSVRTETGITLKMPQQACEAESIMLNLAGQLIMLQRDRSGPQIRDKDSNPNQRKHLPFCAPVVLAQSVENVWTTCRINKQKRHLLEALWLSCGGAGMKVWLPLFPRDHRKPHSFLSRRIMLPFHINIYPLAVLFEDALVLGAVNDTVLYDCLYTQTSAREHLEVLFPFSIVERTSQIYLHHILRQLLVRNLGEQALLLAHSCATLPYFPHVLELMLHEVLEEEATSREPIPDPLLPTVAKFITEFPLFLQTVVHCARKTEYALWNYLFAAVGNPKDLFEECLMAQDLDTAASYLIILQNMEVPAVSRQHATLLFNTALEQGKWDLCRHMIRFLKAIGSGETDTPPATPTTQEPSSSSGFEFFRHRSISLSQSAENLHSKFNLTKTLSMPSGPSGKRWSKDSDCAENMYIDMMLWRHARRLLEEIKLKDLGCFAAQLGFELIGWLCKERARAARVEDFVFALKKLHKDFLWPFPVIPASSINSPFKNGKYKTAMGEQLLKSQSADTFVNMEMDTGVSNTPRSRSWLGTISSSQREIDTVSSHGPHMQDAFLSPLLSKVFLIGDECSIGSATDLTETSSMVDGDWTMVDENFSSLSLTQSELEHISLELASKGPHKSQVQLRYLLHIFMEAGCLDWCVIIGLILRESSVINQVFSIMQSSDIDGEICQNIKTGLYAVDKWASTDCPGYKPFLNIIKPQIQKLSEIAEEQVQPEAFQPVNPSKVTEQANPRAEESRTSSSHGTNPQSDAGNSNASRHEEDKSKTEDEDSFQEGSYDCIVS, translated from the exons aGGAAGCCCACATCTGAAGGGAACCCCACATTATAAGGAAGAACAATGTGCTCCTTCATTACATCTAGAAATGAAGAAAGTGCTGGACTTGCAAGCTTCTATCACAAG TTTGCAGTCCATGTTAGAGGATCTACTTGTTGCTACTGCTGATGGATTTCTCCATCTCGTTCATTGGGATGGTATGACCAATGGAAGGAAGGCCATCAACCTATGTACAGTTCCATTTTCTGTGGACCTGCAGTCTTCTCGAg GTTCATTTTTGGGCTTTGAAGATGTTTACATCAGAGATATGGAATACTGTGCCACGCTtgatggttttgctgttgtttttaatgatGGCAGAGTTGGTTTCATTGCACCAATGTCAAGTAGATTCACTGCTGAG CAGCTCCATGGTGTTTGGGCACAAGATGTGATTGATGGAACTTGTGTGGCAGTAAATAACAAGTACAGGCTAATGGCATTTGGATGTGCCAA TGGCTCTGTGCAGGTTTATACGATAGATACCACCACTGGCGCCATGCAATTCTCTCATAAATTGGAGCTGACACCAAAACAATATCCTG atatttGGAATAAAACAGGACCTGTTAAACTAATCAAATGGTCACCTGATAGCTGTGTTGTGATGGTGACCTGGGAATGTGGAGGCTTGTCCTTATGGAGTGTGTTTGGTGCTCAGCTTATCTGTACTTTAGGAGGTGATTTTGC gtATCAGTCTGATGGTGCTAAAAAGGACCCTCTAAAGATCAGTTCTATG ACCTGGGGATCAGAAGGGTATCATCTGTGGGTTATTGACGGGAATTCTTCTTCAAACATGAAGTTTGAAAGAGATGCAAATAATGAAGCTCGCCAATTTGGTATTCTGCAGTTTCATTTCATCAAGAGTGCACTCACTGTTAATCCTTGTATG agTAACCAGGAACAAGTCCTCCTTCAAGGAGAAGATCGCTTGTATTTGAACTGTGGAGATGCAACGCAGGCTCAGAGTCCCAGAAATACTTCAGCACACTCTGAACATAAGCCTACCAGGGAAAGAGGCCCATTTTCAGATGGCAGTTTAGATTCTCAGGGTTTAAGCACTTTACTAGGACACAGACATTGGCATGTTGTACAG aTTCATAGTACGTATCTAGAGAGCAACTGGCCTATGAGG TTTTCAGCTATTGACAAGCTTGGACAGAATGTAGCTGTTGTTGGCAAGTTTGGTTTTGCACATTATTCTCTACTCACCAAAAAATGGAAGCTGTTTGGAAACATTACCCAG gagcaAAATATGATGGTAACAGGTGGCTTAGCGTGGTGGAATGACTTCATTGTTCTTGCATGTTATAATTTAAATGATCATCAGGAAGAG CTGAGAATCTACCTGCGAACGTCTAATCTTGACAATGCATTTGCACACATCACCAAAGTGCAAGCAGACACGTTACTACTGAGTGTCTTCCGGGACATTGTAATATTGTTCAGGGCAGATTGTTCCATTTGCCTTTACAGTATTGAGAGAAGGTCTGAAGG TCTTAACCCTACTGCCAGTATCCAGGTTCTTCAAGAAGTGTCCATGTCTCGGTACATTCCTCATCCTTTTCTTGTAGTGTCTGTTACATTGACATCGGTGAGGACAGAGACTGGCATCACCTTGAAGATGCCTCAGCAG GCTTGTGAGGCTGAAAGTATTATGCTAAACTTAGCAGGACAACTCATCATGTTGCAAAGGGATAGATCTGGACCCCAGATACGAGATAAGGATAGTAATCCTAATCAAAGGAAGCAT ctgcctTTTTGTGCTCCAGTTGTCCTAGCCCAGTCTGTTGAAAATGTATGGACTACTTGCAGGATCAACAAACAGAAACGCCACTTATTGGAGGCTCTGTGGCTCAGCTGTGGTGGGGCAGGTATGAAAGTCTGGCTTCCCCTGTTTCCCAGAGATCATCGAAAACCACATTCCTTTCTGTCAAGACGGATCATGCTGCCTTTCCACATCAACATATACCCATTGGCTGTTTTGTTTGAAGATGCCTTGGTTCTTGGTGCTGTTAATGACACTGTGCTCTATGACTGTTTATACACTCAAACCAGTGCTAGAGAACACTTAGAggttctctttcctttctccattgTTGAGAGAACCTCTCAGATCTACCTCCATCACATTTTACGCCAGCTCTTGGTTAGGAACCTCGGTGAACAAGCCTTGCTTTTGGCCCACTCCTGTGCCACATTACCATACTTTCCTCACGTACTAGAACTGATGCTTCATGAAGTGCTGGAAGAAGAAGCTACCTCGCGGGAACCCATTCCCGACCCTCTGCTTCCCACTGTGGCGAAGTTCATTACAGAGTTCCCCCTCTTCCTGCAGACAGTTGTTCATTGTGCTAGGAAGACAGAATATGCCCTGTGGAATTacctttttgctgctgttggaaaCCCGAAGGACTTATTTGAAGAGTGCTTAATGGCCCAGGACTTGGACACAGCTGCCTCTTATCTTATTATCCTACAG AACATGGAAGTTCCAGCAGTTAGCAGACAACATGCTACTCTCCTATTTAATACTGCCTTAGAGCAGGGAAAGTGGGATCTTTGTCGTCATATGATCAGATTTCTTAAAGCCATTGGCTCTGGAGAGACAGACACACCTCCGGCTACACCAACAACTCAg gaACCTAGTTCAAGTAGTGGCTTTGAGTTCTTCAGACATCGCAGCATTAGTTTATCCCAATCAGCAGAGAATCTCCATAGCAAATTTAACTTGACAAAAACACTGAGTATGCCCTCTGGCCCATCTGGAAAAAG GTGGAGTAAAGACAGTGACTGTGCCGAGAACATGTACATTGACATGATGCTCTGGCGGCATGCTCGGCGTCTGCTAGAAGAAATCAAGCTGAAAGACCTTGGCTGCTTTGCTGCACAGTTAGGCTTTGAGCTGATTGGCTGGCTGTGCAAGGAGCGAGCCAGAGCTGCCCGCGTGGAggattttgtgtttgctttgaaaaagctACACAAGGATTTCCTCTGGCCATTTCCAGTCATACCGGCTTCGTCCATTAATTCACCTTTCAAGAATGGAAAGTACAAGACAG CCATGGGGGAGCAGTTGCTAAAATCTCAGTCTGCAGACACCTTTGTAAACATGGAAATGGACACAGGGGTTTCAAACACACCTCGGAGTCGCAGCTGGCTTGGCACTATCAGCTCTTCTCAGAGAGAGATTGACACAGTTTCATCCCATGGACCACACATGCAAGATGcattcctttctcctttgctaAGTAAAG TGTTTTTGATAGGTGACGAATGCAGCATTGGTTCAGCAACAGACCTGACTGAAACAAGTTCTATGGTGGATGGTGACTGGACCATGGTGGATGAAAACTTCTCCAGTCTAAGTTTAACTCAGTCAGAGCTTGAACATATCTCTCTAGAACTGGCTAGTAAAGGGCCGCACAAGTCACAGGTCCAGCTGCG GTACTTGCTACATATCTTCATGGAAGCAGGATGTCTGGATTGGTGTGTTATCATAGGCCTTATCCTCAGAGAATCTTCAGTAATCAACCAGGTTTTCAGTATAATGCAATCCTCTGATATTGATGGAGAAATCTGTCAGAATATCAAGACTGGCCTATATGCTGTTGACAAATGGGCTTCTACAGATTG CCCTGGGTACAAGCCATTTCTAAATATCATCAAACCACAGATCCAAAAACTAAGTGAAATAGCAGAAGAGCAAGTACAGCCTGAAGCTTTTCAGCCAGTGAATCCTTCTAAGGTTACTGAACAAGCAAACCCCAGAGCTGAGGAGAGCAGGACTTCATCTAGCCATGGCACTAATCCTCAGAGTGATGCTGGGAATAGCAACGCCAGCAGGCACGAAGAGGACAAATCAAAGACAGAGGATGAGGATTCATTCCAAGAAGGCAGTTATGACTGTATTGTGTCTTAA